The Bosea sp. 685 DNA window CATCGAAAGAGGCGAAACCATCGCGAACGCCTGCGTCGAAGCCTTGGCGCAATGGCTTCGCAAGACAGAGGTATGGGCCTGATGGTCGAAGACCGCCGCCTGGGCGATGCGATCGCCTATATCATCCTGACGATCGGGGTTCTGATCGTCGCCTTCCCGGTCTGGCTGACCTTCGTCGCCTCGACCTGGGACGCCTCGACCATCATCAACGGCAAGCTGCCGCTCTGGCCGGGGCCGTATTTCCTGGAGAACTACCACCGCATCCTGTTCGTCGGCACCTCGGGCACGACGCGCGAGCCGGTCGCGGGGATGATGCTGAACTCCTTCATCATGGCGATGGCGATCGCGCTGGGAAAGATCTTCATCTCGGTGCTCTCGGCCTATGCCATCGTCTATTACCGCTTCCCATTCCGGATGGCGGCGTTCTGGATCATCTTCATCACGCTGATGCTGCCGGTCGAGGTGCGCATTTTTCCGACCTTCAAGGTCGTCTCCGACCTCAACATGCTCGACAGCTATCAGGGCCTTGCCATACCGCTGATCGCCTCGGCCACCGGCACGCTGCTGTTCCGCCAGTTCTTCATGACGATCCCCGACGAATTGCTCGAAGCCTCCCGGATCGACAATGCCGGGCCATTCCGCTTCTTCAAGGACACGGTGATCCCGCTCTCGATGACGACGATCGCGGCCTTGTTCGTGATCCAGTTCATCTATGGCTGGAATCAGTATCTCTGGCCGCTCCTGGTGACGACGAAGGACTCGATGCAAACCATCGTCATCGGCATCAAGAAAATGATCGTCACCTCCGACGCGCTCACCGAATGGCAGCTCGCCATGGCCACCGCCATGCTGGCGATGCTGCCGCCGGTGCTCGTCGTCATCCTGATGCAGAGGCTCTTCGTGAAGGGCCTGGTCGAAACCGAGAAGTAGCCCAAGAATGGCCCAGGTCACCCTTACCAACGTCAAAAAAGTCTATTTCGGCGGCGTTGAAGCCGTGAAGGGGGTGTCGTTCGACATCCCCGATGGCGGCTTCTGCGTGCTCGTCGGCCCCTCCGGCTGCGGCAAGTCGACATTGCTGCGCATGGTCGCGGGGCTGGAGACGATCTCGTCCGGCGAGGTCACCATCGGTAATCGCGTCGTCAACCAGATCGGCCCGGCCGAGCGCGACATCGCCATGGTGTTCCAGAACTACGCGCTCTATCCGCATATGAGCGTCTACGACAACATGGCCTATGGCCTGCGCAATCTCGGCACGCCCAAGGACGAGATCGACGCCCGCGTGAAGGAGGCCGCGCGCATCCTTGCGATCGAGGCGCTGCTCGAGCGGCGTCCCAAGCAGCTCTCGGGCGGCCAGCGCCAGCGCGTCGCCATGGGCCGCGCCATCGTGCGCAAACCGCAGGTCTTCCTGTTCGACGAGCCGCTCTCGAACCTCGACGCCAAACTGCGCGTGCAGATGCGCGTCGAGATCAAGAAGCTGCAGCGCGCGCTCGGCGTCACCGCGATCTACGTCACCCATGACCAGGTCGAGGCGATGACGCTCTCGGACAAGCTCGTGGTGATGAATGGCGGCCAGGTCGAGCAGATCGGCCTGCCAGCCGAGGTCTACAAGAAGCCGGCGACCAAATTCGTCGCGACCTTCATCGGCTCGCCACCGATGAACATCCTGCCTGGAACGATCGACGGCCCCGGCATCGTCGCGCTGGGCGAAGCGATCCTGGAGGCGCGCGACCTGCGCGAGGATCTGGCGGCCGGTTCGCCCGTCGAGGTCGGCCTGCGGCCCGAGGATGTCGAGATCTCCTCGGAAGGCGAAGCCGGCTCATTGGCCTTCGATGTCGAGTTCATCGAGGAGCTGGGGGCGACGCAGCTCTTCCACGGCAAGCTCGCCGGCTTGCCCTTCGTGATGCAGGCGGCAACCGATGCGGTCAGCGCCCAGGCCGGCCGGCTCTGGATCACGGTCAACCCAGACCGGGTGCATGTCTTCGACGTGCAGACGGGTGGCAGGCTGGGGCGGGTGTAACGCACTCGCCGGCATTCTCGGGCGAAGCGCAGCGGAAACGCCCACGGGGATTTGGCGTGGGTTCTTCCCTTCCCCCCTGGCGGGGGAAGGTGGCTCGGCGAAGCCGAGACGGATGAGGGGGCGCCGTGAGCTTTCCGAGCGGCCGAACACAACGGCCAACCTGACAGGGCACGGCGCCCCCTCATCCGCCCCTGCCGGGGCACCTTCTCCCGCGAGGGGAGAAGGGAAGAGGGGAGGTTCCCTCAGCTCAGCGGCGCGTATTTCACCGCGCAGCCATAGGATTTGGTGGCCGCCTCGCTGACCGGCTTGCCGGCCTTCAGCTCGGCCACGGCCTGCCGGACATAGCTCTTGGCGCCGGTGAGGCTCGCCGGGCTCGATGAGGGCTTGTCGTCGATCGCGCCCATATAGGCGAGCGTGCCCTTGGGATCGACGATGTACATATGCGGCGTTGTCGTCGCTCCATAAGCGCGCGCCACCTTGCTGTTGGGGTCGAGCAGCACGGCGGCCGGCGCTGCATCGCGCTTCGTCGTCAAGTCCTTGGCCGCGGTGCCGTCGACATAACCCTGCTCGCCGACCGGCGAGGACACGACCGAAAGCCAGACGATGCCCTCCCTGGCCATATCCTTCTGCAACGTCTGCATGGTGGCGCTGTTGTAGTGCTTCCGGACATAGGGGCAGTCGGCGTTGGTCCATTCCAGGATCACGGTCTTGCCGGCGAATTCCGAGAGATTGCGCGTCTTGCCGTCAGCGTCGACGGCCTGGAAGGCAGGTGCGGGCTGGCCGATCTTCGCGGTACCCTGCGCCAGGACGGAGCCTGCGCTCAGCGAAAGGCTGGCGAGAGCGAGGCCGGCGATGAAACTCTGTCGGGTCAGGCTGGCTTTCATTGGGGTGTCTCCGTCTGCGGGGGTTGGGAACTCTCAGCGGGAGGCGGTCTTTATCTCCTTGCCGGCGGCACGGCGGGCGGCCGTGACCAGCATATCGGGCGTCAGCAGTTGCGGCAGGATCTCGGGCTGCGCATCCTTCTTGCCGGGATAGAACAGATAGAGCGGCACACCGGCGCGGCCCTGCTCGGCCAAGGCCTGGGCGATCGCGGAATTGCGGTTGGTCCAGTCGGCCTTGAGGGAGGCGACCTTCAATTCGGCGAAGGCGTCCTTGACCTCCTGCCGCGAGAGCGCGACGCGCTCATTCGCCAGGCAGGTGATGCACCAGGCTGCGGTGAAATTGACGAAGACCGGCTTGCCCTCGGCCTGCAGGCCTGCGACGCGCTCCGGCGTCCAGGCCTGGATATCGCCGGCGCGCGCCTCGCTGGTGGCGCTGGGCACGGCGCTCTGCAGCACGAACCAGCCGGCACCAAGCGCGACCAGCGCGGCAAGCCCCGTGGCGGCCAGGCGCACCGCGCCCGCGCCGCGCGTGACGCCGACGAGCCAGACGATGAAGCCCGCAGCCAGCACCGCGATCAATGCCGCCAGGACGCCACCGGGGCCGGCCTGCACCGCGGCGACCCAGACCAGCCAGATCGCGGTCGCGAACATCGGGAAGGCAAAGGCCTGCTTCAGGATCACCATCCAGCGGCCGGGCCTGGGCAGCAGGCGCAATAGGCCGGGCGCGAAGGAGAGCGCCAGGACCGGCAAAGCGAAGCCGAGCGCCAGCGCCAGGAAGACGGCGAGGCCCATGACAGGCGGCTGCGTCACCGCATAGCCCACCGCGGCGCCCATGAAGGGGGCCGTGCAGGGTGTCGCGACCACCACCGCGAGCGCGCCGGTCATGAAAGCGCCCAGGCGCCCTCCCCGGCTGGCGAGGTCCTGGCCCACGCCTCCAGCGGAGGTTCCGACCTCGAAGGCTCCCAGCAGGTTGAAGCCGATCAGCGTCATGATGACGGCAAGCCCGATGACCAGAGGCGGCGATTGCAATTGGAACCCCCAGCCGACGCTGGAGCCGAGCGCCGCGAAGCCGATGACGATGCCGGCCAGGATCATGAAGGTCACGACCACGCCGCTGAGGAAGAGCACGCCCTGCTCGCGAACCTCGTCGCGATGCGCCCGCGCCAATTGCGCGAAGCCGAGCGCCTTGATGAACAGCACCGGCAGCACGCAAGGCATCAGGTTGAGGATCAAACCGCCCGCGAAGGCGAAGACGAGCGCCGCCCACAGCGTCAGGTCGGCGCCCTCGACCGGAACCGGTAGCCGCACCACGGCCGGACGCGGCGCAGCGCTTGCCCCCGCCGCGGCGGTCAGCAAAGCGGGCTCGGCTTCTGCCGTGACCGCAAGCGCACGCGGCAGGCCGCCTTCCCTAAAGGTGACGACGCCGGAGAGTTCCGCGTTCTCGAGCTTGAACGCGCTGGAGCGGACAAGCTGCAGGCTCACGCCGTTGGCTGCCGGCGTGGCGGGTTGCGGCGCGGCGTGCTCGATCAGCGTGTCGGAGAGTGGGAAGAAGCGGATATCGCTTGCCTCAGCTCCCAGGCCCGGCAGCGAGAGCGCGAGCCTGTCGCCATCGCTCGTCAGCTTCGCCTTGAAACTGGCGGGCTGCGGCAAGGCAGCGACGGTCGCATCGATGCGCGACTGGGCGTTCTCATCGACGATCGCCGCGGCCCCGACCGGCAGGTCGAGCGTAAAGGCGCCCTCTTCGGGAATGCAGATCTTCTCGCAGACAAGCCAGGTCGCATTGGCTTTCAACGTCACCCGCTCGCCGGGCTTGGCGCTCTCGGGCACGGTGATCTCGACCGGCAGCAGCAGCGTGCCCTCGAAGCCGAAATTGACCAGCGGCTCGACCGGGAGCGCCTTGGGCGCGGGCCAGCGGATATCGCCCGCCGTCATGCCAGCCGGCAGTGCCCAGTCGATGCGCGTC harbors:
- a CDS encoding protein-disulfide reductase DsbD family protein; this translates as MAQTFRKGFLRNAVLALALIAPGLASAAESAAVSSPRVTATLLSSRDAVQPGERFQVALVQKIARGWHTYWQNPGDSGEATRIDWALPAGMTAGDIRWPAPKALPVEPLVNFGFEGTLLLPVEITVPESAKPGERVTLKANATWLVCEKICIPEEGAFTLDLPVGAAAIVDENAQSRIDATVAALPQPASFKAKLTSDGDRLALSLPGLGAEASDIRFFPLSDTLIEHAAPQPATPAANGVSLQLVRSSAFKLENAELSGVVTFREGGLPRALAVTAEAEPALLTAAAGASAAPRPAVVRLPVPVEGADLTLWAALVFAFAGGLILNLMPCVLPVLFIKALGFAQLARAHRDEVREQGVLFLSGVVVTFMILAGIVIGFAALGSSVGWGFQLQSPPLVIGLAVIMTLIGFNLLGAFEVGTSAGGVGQDLASRGGRLGAFMTGALAVVVATPCTAPFMGAAVGYAVTQPPVMGLAVFLALALGFALPVLALSFAPGLLRLLPRPGRWMVILKQAFAFPMFATAIWLVWVAAVQAGPGGVLAALIAVLAAGFIVWLVGVTRGAGAVRLAATGLAALVALGAGWFVLQSAVPSATSEARAGDIQAWTPERVAGLQAEGKPVFVNFTAAWCITCLANERVALSRQEVKDAFAELKVASLKADWTNRNSAIAQALAEQGRAGVPLYLFYPGKKDAQPEILPQLLTPDMLVTAARRAAGKEIKTASR
- a CDS encoding sn-glycerol-3-phosphate import ATP-binding protein UgpC; amino-acid sequence: MAQVTLTNVKKVYFGGVEAVKGVSFDIPDGGFCVLVGPSGCGKSTLLRMVAGLETISSGEVTIGNRVVNQIGPAERDIAMVFQNYALYPHMSVYDNMAYGLRNLGTPKDEIDARVKEAARILAIEALLERRPKQLSGGQRQRVAMGRAIVRKPQVFLFDEPLSNLDAKLRVQMRVEIKKLQRALGVTAIYVTHDQVEAMTLSDKLVVMNGGQVEQIGLPAEVYKKPATKFVATFIGSPPMNILPGTIDGPGIVALGEAILEARDLREDLAAGSPVEVGLRPEDVEISSEGEAGSLAFDVEFIEELGATQLFHGKLAGLPFVMQAATDAVSAQAGRLWITVNPDRVHVFDVQTGGRLGRV
- the ugpE gene encoding sn-glycerol-3-phosphate ABC transporter permease UgpE, producing MVEDRRLGDAIAYIILTIGVLIVAFPVWLTFVASTWDASTIINGKLPLWPGPYFLENYHRILFVGTSGTTREPVAGMMLNSFIMAMAIALGKIFISVLSAYAIVYYRFPFRMAAFWIIFITLMLPVEVRIFPTFKVVSDLNMLDSYQGLAIPLIASATGTLLFRQFFMTIPDELLEASRIDNAGPFRFFKDTVIPLSMTTIAALFVIQFIYGWNQYLWPLLVTTKDSMQTIVIGIKKMIVTSDALTEWQLAMATAMLAMLPPVLVVILMQRLFVKGLVETEK
- a CDS encoding thioredoxin family protein, giving the protein MKASLTRQSFIAGLALASLSLSAGSVLAQGTAKIGQPAPAFQAVDADGKTRNLSEFAGKTVILEWTNADCPYVRKHYNSATMQTLQKDMAREGIVWLSVVSSPVGEQGYVDGTAAKDLTTKRDAAPAAVLLDPNSKVARAYGATTTPHMYIVDPKGTLAYMGAIDDKPSSSPASLTGAKSYVRQAVAELKAGKPVSEAATKSYGCAVKYAPLS